The following proteins come from a genomic window of Shewanella halifaxensis HAW-EB4:
- a CDS encoding S8 family serine peptidase: MRLTKIATALVALSLGVSAGASASERYVIQVDNDNKGVIKALAKKVGGELNLDGNGFIAATFSGKDLAQVKGLLNNPHAKLVEVDQPRFLMSFSDDAGNPMTQQITPYAVYQSNVNDIGFNASAGMKVCIIDSGLDRSNGDFVWNNISGDNDGGTGNWDENGGPHGTHVAGTIGAADNNIGVVGMAPGVDMHIIKVFNADGWGYSSDLAHAANLCSDAGANIISMSLGGGGSNSTESNAFQSFSDAGGLVVAAAGNDGNSVRSYPAGYPSVMMVGANDATDTIADFSQYPGCTTGRGKKQRTDTSICVEIAAGGVDTLSTYPAGMATASNMSADGNPLASSAMENSGSVNGSTYHMGTAEAQDSSANGKVCVIDRGAISFHDKVLNCENSGGIGAIIINNEPGMLYGTLGDTNATTIPAAGATFEDRTAIIAASSANLSIGTSDYGFMSGTSMATPAVSGIAARVWSNHNQCTGEEIRAALNASARDSGASGHDVYFGHGIADAAAADTYLTTNGCSGGDGGEPSTGDGLSVTTNHYKQKGVKIVELSFSGAAGSSIDVYRNGTQIDSASSAATYTDTITSKGGGTYTYKACDSGTSTCSADVSVTF; the protein is encoded by the coding sequence ATGAGATTAACAAAAATAGCTACGGCCCTAGTCGCCTTGTCTCTAGGCGTATCAGCAGGCGCTTCGGCTAGCGAAAGGTATGTCATTCAGGTTGATAATGATAACAAAGGCGTGATTAAGGCGCTTGCTAAGAAGGTCGGTGGTGAGCTTAATTTGGATGGTAATGGATTTATCGCTGCGACCTTTTCGGGTAAAGATTTAGCTCAGGTTAAAGGCCTATTGAATAACCCTCATGCAAAATTAGTTGAAGTGGATCAGCCTCGTTTCTTAATGTCATTTAGCGATGATGCGGGTAACCCAATGACGCAGCAAATCACCCCTTATGCTGTTTATCAATCAAACGTTAATGATATAGGCTTCAATGCCAGCGCAGGTATGAAGGTCTGTATAATCGACTCAGGTTTAGATAGAAGTAACGGTGATTTTGTTTGGAACAATATTAGTGGTGACAACGATGGTGGCACCGGTAATTGGGACGAAAATGGTGGGCCACACGGTACACATGTCGCGGGTACAATTGGTGCGGCTGACAACAATATCGGCGTTGTGGGTATGGCTCCTGGCGTCGATATGCATATCATTAAAGTATTCAATGCCGATGGTTGGGGCTACTCATCGGATCTCGCCCATGCAGCCAATCTATGTAGTGATGCGGGGGCGAATATTATTAGTATGAGCTTAGGTGGCGGAGGCTCTAACTCTACCGAGTCTAACGCTTTCCAGTCATTCAGTGATGCAGGTGGTCTAGTCGTGGCTGCTGCGGGTAATGATGGTAATAGCGTACGTTCATATCCAGCAGGTTATCCGTCTGTGATGATGGTGGGGGCAAATGATGCGACGGATACGATTGCAGACTTCTCACAATACCCAGGCTGTACGACTGGCCGAGGCAAGAAGCAACGCACAGACACTAGTATCTGTGTCGAGATCGCCGCAGGTGGCGTAGATACCCTCTCGACTTATCCTGCGGGTATGGCGACGGCCTCTAATATGAGTGCCGATGGTAACCCGCTAGCCAGCTCAGCGATGGAGAACTCGGGTTCAGTCAACGGCAGTACTTATCATATGGGCACCGCTGAAGCGCAAGATTCGTCGGCCAATGGTAAGGTGTGTGTGATTGATCGCGGCGCAATCTCATTCCATGACAAGGTACTTAATTGTGAGAACTCGGGGGGGATCGGTGCCATTATCATCAACAATGAGCCAGGTATGCTGTATGGCACGCTAGGTGATACCAATGCTACGACGATCCCTGCAGCCGGTGCTACATTTGAAGACCGAACTGCTATCATTGCAGCAAGCAGTGCGAACCTCTCAATTGGTACCTCTGATTACGGCTTTATGAGTGGTACATCAATGGCGACTCCGGCTGTATCGGGCATTGCCGCGCGCGTTTGGTCTAACCATAACCAATGTACAGGTGAAGAGATCCGTGCGGCGCTAAATGCGAGTGCTAGAGACTCTGGTGCTAGCGGACACGATGTCTACTTTGGGCACGGTATTGCTGATGCGGCTGCCGCCGATACCTACCTAACGACAAACGGTTGTTCTGGTGGCGATGGTGGTGAGCCTAGTACGGGCGATGGCCTGAGCGTAACCACCAACCACTATAAGCAAAAAGGTGTTAAGATTGTGGAGCTTAGCTTCAGTGGCGCAGCGGGTAGTAGTATCGATGTTTACCGTAACGGTACGCAAATCGATAGTGCTTCTAGTGCCGCGACCTATACCGATACCATTACCAGTAAAGGTGGTGGTACCTATACCTACAAGGCCTGTGATAGCGGAACATCAACTTGTAGTGCCGATGTCAGCGTGACCTTCTAA
- a CDS encoding DUF2913 family protein, translating into MPDTTYNQAVLEFAIAGLEALSQASAKSSSVRTPTAESHFLCSWMVTALKQRTFSKLVADDLTLWVRQGRSMGAGAELKTLLEKIKAQYSFIADKQTGLGLSLKSMLAELESQDWIVITDEEVTKKLKLDSDGCNSLVISDEQFSQRIDGDEIIKPITLYVRADEIEFAKLAYRHNLLLSPGNKKSSLIKHHKAYQVWPKNLQPALTILQTL; encoded by the coding sequence ATGCCAGATACCACCTATAACCAAGCTGTTTTAGAGTTCGCGATTGCGGGCCTAGAAGCGCTTTCACAAGCAAGTGCTAAGAGTAGCAGCGTCAGAACACCTACAGCCGAGAGTCACTTCCTTTGCAGCTGGATGGTAACCGCGTTAAAACAACGCACGTTTTCAAAATTAGTCGCCGACGACCTAACGCTGTGGGTCCGTCAAGGTCGCAGCATGGGGGCTGGTGCCGAACTAAAAACACTGCTAGAAAAAATTAAGGCTCAATATAGCTTTATCGCCGATAAGCAAACCGGCCTAGGCCTGTCTCTCAAATCAATGTTAGCGGAGCTTGAGAGCCAAGATTGGATTGTCATCACAGATGAAGAAGTGACTAAGAAGCTAAAGCTTGATAGCGATGGCTGTAATAGCTTAGTCATTTCAGATGAACAGTTTAGTCAGCGCATTGATGGTGATGAGATTATCAAACCTATCACCCTTTACGTTCGTGCCGATGAGATTGAGTTCGCTAAGCTTGCTTATCGCCACAACTTACTGTTAAGCCCTGGTAATAAGAAGAGCTCTTTGATTAAGCACCATAAAGCCTATCAAGTTTGGCCAAAGAACCTTCAGCCTGCACTCACGATACTGCAAACACTTTAA
- a CDS encoding DEAD/DEAH box helicase: MRFESFSFAPEILRAISECGYEKMTPIQQQAIPAVRRGQDVLASAQTGTGKTAAFALPILQKMLDNPSTTGRSNARALILTPTRELAAQIADNINDYAKYLDMKVVTVLGGVKMDSQATKLKRGADIIIATPGRLLEHIVACNLSLSNVDFLVLDEADRMLDMGFSADIQKILQAVNKKRQNLLFSATFSTAVKQLANVMMVKPNIIAADKQNTTAVTVSQVVYPVEQRRKRELLSELIGKKNWKQVLVFTATRDAADKLEKELNLDGIPTAVVHGEKAQGSRRRALREFKEGKMRVLVATEVAARGLDIQGLEYVVNYDLPFLAEDYVHRIGRTGRAGKSGVAISFVSREEERTLADIEKLIGQQLRRISIPGYEVGSRDLLIKQLQKRRSFAKKQQRVDNAGAQVIAEKNMQGRRVKVKNASPAKIKKIK, encoded by the coding sequence ATGAGATTTGAATCTTTTAGTTTTGCTCCTGAGATTTTGCGCGCAATCTCTGAATGTGGTTATGAAAAAATGACACCAATTCAGCAGCAAGCGATCCCTGCCGTTCGCCGCGGTCAAGATGTACTTGCTAGTGCCCAAACAGGTACCGGTAAAACAGCCGCTTTTGCACTGCCAATCTTGCAAAAGATGCTAGATAACCCAAGCACGACGGGTCGCTCAAATGCTCGCGCATTGATCTTAACTCCAACTCGTGAGCTTGCAGCGCAAATTGCCGATAACATCAATGACTACGCTAAATACCTCGACATGAAAGTCGTAACAGTATTGGGCGGCGTAAAAATGGATAGTCAGGCAACTAAATTAAAGCGTGGCGCCGATATTATTATCGCAACACCGGGTCGCCTGCTTGAGCATATTGTGGCCTGTAACTTAAGCTTGTCGAATGTTGACTTTTTAGTACTCGATGAAGCTGACCGCATGTTAGATATGGGCTTTAGTGCCGATATTCAAAAAATTCTGCAGGCTGTAAACAAGAAGCGTCAAAACTTACTGTTCTCAGCGACCTTCTCTACCGCAGTAAAACAACTTGCCAACGTAATGATGGTTAAGCCGAACATTATTGCCGCTGATAAGCAAAACACGACCGCCGTTACGGTAAGCCAAGTGGTTTACCCTGTTGAGCAGCGCCGTAAGCGTGAGCTTTTATCTGAACTCATTGGTAAGAAAAACTGGAAGCAAGTATTGGTCTTTACTGCGACCCGAGATGCCGCTGACAAGCTAGAAAAAGAGCTTAACCTTGATGGTATTCCAACGGCTGTGGTTCACGGCGAAAAAGCCCAAGGCAGCCGTCGCCGTGCATTGCGCGAGTTTAAAGAAGGCAAAATGCGCGTACTAGTGGCAACTGAAGTTGCGGCTCGTGGCCTTGATATTCAAGGTTTAGAGTACGTGGTTAACTACGATCTGCCTTTCTTGGCTGAAGATTATGTTCACCGTATTGGCCGTACTGGCCGTGCTGGTAAGTCTGGGGTGGCGATCTCTTTCGTTAGCCGCGAAGAAGAACGTACCCTTGCCGATATCGAAAAGCTAATTGGCCAACAACTGCGCCGCATTAGCATCCCAGGCTATGAAGTCGGTAGCCGCGATCTTTTGATCAAACAGCTTCAGAAACGTCGTAGCTTTGCCAAGAAACAGCAGCGCGTCGATAATGCTGGTGCACAGGTTATTGCAGAGAAAAATATGCAAGGTCGCCGTGTAAAAGTAAAAAATGCATCACCAGCAAAGATAAAGAAGATAAAATAA
- a CDS encoding aminopeptidase P family protein: MSNTIAARLNAIRTEMAKSNLDAFIIPRADEYLGEYVPEHNERMLWASGFTGSAGTIIVLKDSAAIFVDGRYTVQVRQQVDPSLFEYLSLHDTPQAPWLIEQLGANAKVGFDARLHTLAWFNQTEAELNKAQIELTQVEQNPIDVHWTDRPSPASSPIMLFSEQSAGRTSLEKRKTIGLEIKKQGADIAIISALDSFCWLLNIRGKDIPCLPIVLGTALLRTNGDMLLFTDTKKLPENILEHVGEGVSFKAESELAAELVSLNGCKVLASPESCNAWLQLTAQDAGAQLIAGSDPVALPKAQKNEAELTGMKACHIRDGVAVSRFLAWLDREVAANRLYDEAVLADKLESFRLADPRYQEPSFDTISATGANAAMCHYNHNNGTPAQMTMNSIYLVDSGAQYLDGTTDVTRTVAIGDVTDEQRKMVTLVLKGHIAIDQAKFPKGTSGMQLDSFARQYLWQHGFDFDHGTGHGVGHYLSVHEGPQGIAKGRSNVALLEGMVLSNEPGYYRANEFGIRLENLIAVRPCKALANSEREMLEFEALTFIPMDARLIDKSYLTDAEVSWFNQYHQQVREKLSPFMRGDDLTWLNKVTAAI; this comes from the coding sequence ATGTCAAATACAATTGCAGCACGTCTCAATGCCATCCGCACAGAAATGGCTAAATCAAATCTCGATGCTTTTATTATTCCTCGTGCCGATGAATACTTGGGCGAGTATGTCCCCGAGCATAATGAGCGCATGTTATGGGCCAGTGGATTTACCGGTTCTGCGGGAACAATTATCGTATTGAAGGACAGTGCCGCAATTTTTGTCGATGGCCGTTATACCGTGCAAGTGCGTCAACAAGTCGATCCGAGTCTATTTGAATACTTAAGCTTACACGATACCCCTCAAGCTCCGTGGTTAATTGAACAACTTGGCGCAAATGCAAAAGTCGGCTTCGATGCTCGCCTGCATACATTAGCTTGGTTTAACCAAACCGAAGCTGAACTTAATAAAGCGCAAATAGAGTTAACTCAAGTCGAGCAAAACCCCATTGACGTGCACTGGACTGACAGGCCTTCTCCAGCAAGTAGCCCGATTATGCTGTTTAGCGAGCAAAGCGCGGGGAGAACTAGCCTTGAGAAACGCAAAACTATTGGCTTAGAGATCAAAAAACAGGGCGCCGACATTGCGATTATCTCGGCCTTAGATTCTTTCTGCTGGTTACTCAATATTCGCGGCAAAGATATTCCATGCCTGCCCATAGTATTAGGCACTGCGCTACTGCGCACCAATGGCGATATGCTGTTATTTACTGACACTAAAAAGTTACCGGAAAACATCCTCGAGCATGTAGGTGAAGGCGTCAGCTTTAAAGCGGAATCTGAGCTCGCCGCAGAACTCGTCAGCTTAAACGGCTGTAAAGTGTTAGCAAGCCCAGAGAGCTGCAACGCTTGGCTGCAACTAACCGCTCAAGATGCTGGTGCACAGCTTATTGCAGGTAGCGATCCGGTCGCCTTACCTAAGGCGCAGAAGAATGAAGCTGAACTTACAGGCATGAAAGCCTGCCATATTCGTGACGGCGTGGCAGTAAGCCGCTTTCTTGCTTGGTTAGACCGCGAAGTTGCCGCTAACCGCCTATATGATGAAGCCGTACTTGCAGATAAACTAGAAAGCTTCCGCTTAGCCGATCCACGGTATCAAGAACCAAGCTTCGACACCATTTCAGCAACTGGCGCAAATGCCGCCATGTGTCACTATAACCACAATAACGGCACACCTGCACAGATGACGATGAACAGCATCTACCTTGTCGACTCTGGCGCACAATATCTAGATGGCACCACAGATGTGACCCGTACTGTTGCCATTGGTGACGTTACCGATGAGCAGAGAAAGATGGTGACCTTAGTACTAAAAGGCCATATAGCAATCGATCAAGCCAAGTTCCCCAAAGGCACTAGCGGTATGCAGCTAGACTCCTTTGCCCGCCAATATTTATGGCAGCATGGTTTCGACTTTGACCACGGTACAGGCCATGGCGTGGGCCACTATTTAAGTGTGCATGAAGGTCCACAGGGTATCGCAAAAGGCCGTTCAAACGTGGCTCTTCTCGAAGGTATGGTGCTGTCAAATGAGCCCGGTTACTACCGCGCCAATGAGTTCGGTATTCGATTAGAGAACTTAATCGCCGTACGTCCTTGTAAAGCCTTAGCTAATAGCGAACGGGAAATGTTGGAATTTGAGGCATTAACCTTTATTCCAATGGATGCTCGCTTGATCGATAAAAGCTATTTAACTGATGCAGAAGTTAGCTGGTTTAACCAATATCATCAGCAGGTTAGAGAAAAACTCTCACCATTTATGCGGGGCGATGATTTAACTTGGCTAAATAAAGTGACCGCAGCGATTTAA
- a CDS encoding M24 family metallopeptidase, whose translation MTLGVGGSTAEQELAKLTDMTQGVEPISREEYQARIAKAQGIMSEQGIAAIYLNAGTNLYYYTGTRWYASERMVGAILPANGDVEYIAPAFEVDTLNGYMVIEGKVNTWQEDESPFALFGAVLANMGIASGDIGIDESAAFFIFDGVRQAHPQYNYINAKPVTAGCRMIKSAVELSLLQRAKDMTLEVHKAVARILHEGITTSEVEAFINAAHIKVGIPAGSYFCIVLFGEDSAYPHGVKSPKALELNDTVLIDTGCQLYGYNSDITRTYVYGEPSPRQRELWQFEQDAQIAGFEAAQIGATCASVDRAARDVLEAAGFGPGYDVPGLPHRTGHGVGLDIHEWPYLVLNDHTPLEAGMCFSNEPMLCVPGEFGVRHEDHFYMTEQGPVWFTKPAHSIDDPFGYEA comes from the coding sequence ATGACCTTAGGTGTTGGCGGTTCTACCGCAGAGCAGGAATTAGCAAAACTAACCGATATGACTCAAGGCGTAGAGCCTATCAGTCGTGAAGAGTATCAAGCTCGAATCGCTAAGGCGCAAGGCATCATGAGTGAGCAGGGGATTGCTGCTATTTACCTTAACGCCGGCACTAACCTTTACTACTACACCGGTACTCGTTGGTATGCCAGCGAGCGTATGGTTGGCGCAATTCTTCCTGCTAATGGCGATGTTGAATATATCGCGCCTGCGTTCGAAGTTGATACCTTAAACGGCTATATGGTTATCGAAGGTAAGGTCAATACTTGGCAAGAAGATGAAAGCCCTTTTGCATTGTTTGGCGCAGTGCTGGCTAATATGGGGATTGCCTCTGGTGATATCGGTATCGATGAGTCTGCCGCTTTCTTTATTTTCGATGGCGTTCGCCAAGCGCATCCTCAATATAACTATATAAATGCTAAACCCGTCACCGCCGGTTGTCGCATGATTAAGTCGGCTGTTGAACTGAGCCTGCTACAGCGTGCTAAAGATATGACTCTTGAGGTGCATAAAGCCGTAGCGCGCATCTTGCATGAAGGCATTACCACCAGCGAAGTGGAAGCCTTTATCAACGCGGCTCACATTAAAGTGGGTATTCCAGCAGGTTCATACTTCTGTATCGTACTCTTTGGTGAAGACAGTGCTTATCCACATGGGGTTAAATCACCCAAAGCGTTAGAGCTTAATGATACCGTATTAATCGATACCGGCTGTCAGTTATATGGCTATAACTCAGATATCACCCGTACTTATGTATATGGTGAGCCTAGCCCACGCCAACGTGAGTTGTGGCAGTTTGAGCAAGACGCACAAATCGCTGGATTTGAAGCGGCGCAAATTGGCGCAACCTGTGCCAGTGTTGATCGCGCTGCCCGTGATGTACTCGAAGCGGCAGGTTTTGGCCCAGGTTATGATGTACCAGGTCTACCACATAGAACTGGTCACGGTGTTGGTCTAGATATCCATGAATGGCCATACTTAGTGCTAAACGATCATACTCCCCTTGAGGCGGGTATGTGTTTCAGTAATGAACCTATGTTGTGTGTACCGGGCGAGTTCGGTGTACGTCATGAAGACCACTTCTACATGACTGAGCAAGGACCAGTTTGGTTCACTAAGCCTGCGCACTCAATTGACGATCCGTTTGGATATGAAGCGTAA
- a CDS encoding FKBP-type peptidyl-prolyl cis-trans isomerase, whose translation MKMVLAVVVIACVVFYFFSSMNNQKAAKENIAIGSAYLADNKLKDGVTTTASGLQYQVLEPGTGTVHPKASDTVTVHYHGTLIDGTVFDSSVERGEPIAFPLNRVIKGWTEGVQLMVVGEKARFFIPSELAYGNRSAGKISGGSTLIFDVELISID comes from the coding sequence ATGAAGATGGTTTTAGCTGTTGTGGTAATTGCTTGTGTTGTGTTTTACTTTTTTTCGTCGATGAACAACCAAAAAGCGGCCAAAGAAAACATCGCGATAGGCAGTGCTTATTTAGCTGATAACAAACTAAAAGATGGCGTAACAACCACAGCTTCAGGTCTACAATATCAGGTACTAGAACCGGGTACAGGCACTGTGCACCCGAAAGCAAGCGATACCGTTACCGTGCATTATCATGGCACTTTGATTGACGGCACCGTTTTCGACAGCTCAGTTGAGCGGGGTGAGCCAATAGCATTTCCACTTAATCGCGTGATTAAAGGCTGGACCGAAGGTGTACAGTTGATGGTTGTGGGTGAGAAAGCGCGTTTCTTTATACCAAGTGAGTTGGCATACGGTAATCGTAGTGCAGGTAAAATCTCTGGTGGTTCAACCCTGATTTTTGATGTTGAGCTAATCAGTATCGATTAA
- a CDS encoding OmpA family protein — protein MVKLRSIANVSIVFSTLLYLSLGAVYAAETDNSEAANEFDPYFYLGAKAGQMHYQNACESWSISCDGNDVGFGGFVGYQAWQYLGFETAYLDLGEAVAHYSESGVNNTYTGSMKGWEISAVTRFSLSESFELFAKAGSVYWDGDNRGPQSRNSDSDWAPMLGAGVEYQLSPSWVARLEYQYIDSLGSDLIGGSNGHLTTLGISYRFGQSATKAQPPVKETPVTLPEKIIPVTPKQIVLPALTVISLFDFDSSELTHSGSLAPVIERLKQSPEAIANIKGYTDSKGNATYNQALSERRAQAVADYLIAAGIKPEQIEVHGYGEQFPLMKNDTPEHRHENRRVLIHIQSTTSEMKPEI, from the coding sequence ATGGTTAAACTGAGATCAATAGCGAATGTCTCAATTGTTTTTTCAACTTTGCTATATCTGTCTTTAGGCGCAGTTTATGCGGCAGAAACTGACAACTCTGAAGCTGCAAATGAGTTTGATCCTTACTTTTATCTTGGGGCAAAGGCTGGTCAGATGCATTATCAAAATGCTTGTGAAAGCTGGAGCATAAGTTGTGATGGTAACGATGTAGGTTTTGGCGGTTTTGTCGGTTATCAAGCGTGGCAATATTTAGGTTTTGAGACCGCTTACCTCGACTTGGGGGAGGCGGTGGCGCATTACTCAGAGAGCGGTGTAAATAACACTTATACTGGTAGCATGAAAGGTTGGGAAATTTCGGCGGTGACCCGGTTTAGTTTAAGTGAAAGTTTTGAGCTATTTGCCAAGGCGGGTAGCGTCTATTGGGATGGTGACAACCGCGGCCCTCAGAGTCGTAACTCAGATTCAGACTGGGCTCCTATGCTCGGGGCTGGGGTAGAATATCAGTTATCGCCTTCTTGGGTCGCACGACTCGAATATCAATATATCGATAGCTTAGGCAGTGATCTGATTGGTGGTAGTAACGGCCACCTAACGACTTTAGGTATTAGTTATCGTTTTGGTCAATCAGCGACTAAAGCTCAGCCGCCCGTTAAAGAAACTCCGGTAACCTTACCTGAAAAAATTATCCCTGTAACACCAAAACAGATTGTATTACCAGCATTAACGGTAATCAGCTTATTTGATTTTGATAGCAGCGAGTTAACCCATTCTGGTTCTTTAGCGCCGGTGATTGAGCGACTGAAACAATCACCAGAGGCTATAGCGAACATAAAGGGCTATACAGACTCCAAAGGCAACGCTACATACAACCAAGCCCTGTCGGAGCGTAGGGCTCAAGCTGTGGCCGACTACTTAATTGCAGCGGGTATTAAACCTGAGCAGATAGAGGTCCATGGTTATGGTGAGCAGTTCCCGCTAATGAAAAATGACACCCCTGAGCATCGCCATGAAAACCGCCGGGTGTTAATACACATCCAATCAACGACATCAGAAATGAAGCCGGAGATCTAA